A stretch of DNA from Thiothrix subterranea:
CAGTTCTTCCCGATCCATCGCAAAGAAATACTGGCGAAAGAATTCCCCCAAATGTTCCAACCAGTAACGGAAATGCCCAATCACCGGATAATTGCGCAGTAACGCTGTGCGAGTTTGAGTCACATCCATGATGTAGACCACCAGCACCAGCAGGATGCCGACCCCCAGCAACAGGATGAACAGGGCGACCATGAAATCCATCGAAGCGGCGATAAAGTGTTGGGTGTCGGTCATGGTGGGTGTTTCCTGGCGTATTGATGGGGAATATACGCACAGGTGGGGTGGGCAGATGCGAACAAAGTGGAAAATGCCTGTTTGATCCGTACAAACTGTACGCCTTGCTTGTGTGCATCTGCTATCCACACCTGAACGTATCTCCCTGCATGACACACCAACAGGGAGATACGTTAACCATGAATGCCAAAGTCTTGCTATTTTCATTGCTATTGACTGCCAGAAGGCAAAAAACTAACCACCTTACCCGTTTTGCACACCACTTGGGGCGATTGGCGCAAACAACATCCTGATACGCAAGTGCTTGCCCCGCAAACCGGCTATTACTGGGGTTGGTGGTGGATGATACCTACAAGGCTTATCCCTTTATCGAGTTGGCGAAAACAGGCGCGTCTCCCTTGCGGGACAAGTTGGCGGGTGTAGATGTCACCATAGAGTTTGATGCCGACAAGCGGAGCGGACAAGTGTTGGATAGCGCCGGAAAACCATTAAATGCCATCAACAGTTACTGGTTTGCGTGGTATGCCTTCCACCCCGATACCGAAATTTTTAAACCATAACGCATCTGCCACAACACGATAGGCGTATAACCCTCTGAACCTAACCAAAGGAGTATCCTCATGAAAACACATAAAATATCTCTCGCACTATCGCTCGGCACAGCAGCGGCAATTTTTGCCGGAAGTGCATTAGCATCACCGGGTAATGCCAGTCACTCCCCCTTTTCCGCCGAAAAAATTGAAATCACCAAAACTGCCGGAGACGATGGCAAATGTGGTGCAGGCAAATGCGGCGCAAACAAGGAGGTGAAGTGCGGTGCCAACAACGATGGCAAATGCGGCGCAAAGCCAAGTGACAAGCCAAAAGCCGGACATGCAGCACCACCTTCCGCCAAACCGATTGTGAAACCCAAGCCCAAATATGGGAAGAAAAAGCACAAAGCCAAACGCAAGCACAAGGCGAAATCTAAAAACAAACGTTAACGTTCACTTGCCCACGCATCCAATCCAAAACCACGCACGTATAAGGGAACTCCACGACGGAATAGCAACCACCGTTCCGCCGTGGCTTTTTACTGTTTCCTTTAACTTTTTTCCTAAAAACAGGTATCCGTCTGCATCCAAGTGTCAGGCAGGCGCGTATATCCCCCTGAATCAAAACAAAAGGAGTGTTCACGATGAAATCCAATAAACTTTCCCTTGCCCTGTCTTTGGGTACTGTGCTGATTGCTGGTACTGCGCTTGCTGGGTGCAGCAATAATCCGTTTTCTGCTGAAAAAGGTGCTGATACCACGACTACCAGCACGACAACCCAAGCCAAACCAGCGGATGGCAGTTGTGGTGCGAAGAAAGACGGCTCTTGCGGTGCAAAAAAGGACGGTAGCTGCGGCGCGAAGAAAGACGGCTCTTGCGGCGCAAAGAAGTAATCACCAACAGGTTACATTCAACAAGGGGCAGCATAACAATGCTGCCCTTTTTTATGGAACAAAGGCGAAAAGCTACGGCTTCTATCGTTTGAATGGCGCAAACATCCCGTCAATCTCCGTATTGAACAGATGGTTGGAATAGTTGCTCAAGACCTTGACCGATATGGCCAGCACAATCGAGAGTACCTGCTGCTCGGTATAACCCGCAGCGAGGAAGGCATCAAGGTCAGCACGGGCCGGATTACCACGGGTTTTCACCATCGCCCGTGTAAACGTTTCCAGTGCAGATAAACGTGCATCGGCTAACGGCTCACCCGTACAGACAGATGCCACCACATCCTTGGCAACACCCGATTTCATCACCGCCAACATGCTGTGCGCTGCCACACAGTATTCGCAGTTGTTTTCATGGCTGATGGTGAGAAATACCACCTCCTGTTCCGGCGGTGTAAATCCGCTTTCTTCCCGGAACAGCGCGTAACCGTGCAGGTACATATCCAGCACCGCTGACTGGTTGACCATATTGGCGTACATATTGGGAATGAACCCCACTTGTGCCAGTGCGGTATCCAGCACTTCCTTGCTGCGTCCGCTGGCGGATGCGTGGTTGATGCCCTCAAGTGTCAGCATTTTTTCCCGGCTCATGGTGTATCTCCTTCGGTTAAACAAACAGGTTTACGTCAGCTTTTTGTGCCAGCGGCAGGAAACTGGCAGCCCCTACCCAGTCGTGGATGTCGGGGATGAAGTCAGATTTTTCATAGGTGAACAGGTCAACGGTCATTTGGCAGGCGACCAGTTTCACCCCGGCTTCTACCGCCAGTTCGCGCAGTTCCTCAATCGAAGCCACGCCTTTTTGCTGCATGGTCTGCTTCATGAAATGGGTGGCGATGCTTTCAAAACCGGGCAAACCCGCCATCAGCAGGTTAGGGATGGGCAGGTTGGTTTCACGCAACCATTGCGGGCCGGTGGGCAGTTTGAACGGCATGGCAGGGTTGCCGAGCGGACTGATTTTCAAGTCCAGGTCTTTTTTCAGCAAGTTCAGGCCATAAAATGTGAAAAACACCGCCACATCCCACCCCAGCGCGGCGGCAGTAGCGGCAAGGATGAAAGGCGGATACGCCATGTCCAGCGTCCCTTTGGTGGCGATGATGGTCATGGAAGGGATATGGTTGGCTTCACGCTCTTCCATCTTGTGTTGGAAACGTTCATCGAACCACTGGTCAAACAAGGCTTTGTCAAAACCAGCGGGGTCGGTTTGGGCTGCGGCTGTCATGTGCTGTCTCCTGCATTTATAGTTGACTGGTCGGTAAAAATTGAGGGCAAAAAATTTTACACGGGCAGGATTACCCCACCCGGATACCGAGGATGGCTGAACCCAGTTCCCGAATCACTTCCGGGTCATTGCGGGCTTTTGCCATCAGCAGCATTCCTTCTATATACGCAAACATCGCCCGCGCAGATGCAGCCGTATCCAACGGCGGTATGTCGCCTTTGCTGACGGCTTCTTCCAAACAAGCATGGATTTCTGCTTCGATGCGTTTGAACAGGGTCACGGTATGCTGGCGGATGGGTTCATCCACCGAACCCAACTCGGAAGCAATATTGCCGTAAGGGCAACCGAGGGCTTTACCCGTTTGTTCCTTGACCCTTTTCTGGAAGGCGTAGATGTTTTCCACCAGCTTGCTGATGCGCTCCAGCGGCGGGTATTCGGGGCGGAAAGCACGGGTGAAGATATTTTCCTTCAACGCCACATAGTGTTCATCCAAAACGGACAACGCCAAATCCTGCTTGGACGGGAAAAAATGGTAAAAGCTGCCTTTTTGTACGCCAGCAGCATCACAGATTTCCTTGACCCCAACATGCCCGTAGCTGCGGGCGTACAGCAGGTCACTAGCACTGTTGATCAGGCGTTGGCGAGTGTCGGTTGCAATATTCATAATACGAATCTTAGTTGACCAGTCAGTAAAATGCAATTATAGTCGTAGCACAAGAATTTACCATAATCACCACTGTTAGTAAGGAGTCCCCCCATGGCTAAAATGGGTTGCCCAATGCGCCTCACCTTCATTTTTATGTCCACCCTGATTTGGTTGGGTATCTTTTTGACAGGTTTCAGTAACGTCCACTGGTTGTTGTATGTGCCTGCCATCGGCACGGCATTTGCCGGGCTTTCCGGCATTTGCATGGGTGCTGCCATCTTCGGCAAAGTCTGCCAGTAATTGCTGCTGACCCTTTCCATCCTGCTGGCGGCAATCCTTGGGTTTGCCGCACATCGGGCAGGCATGTGCAGTGTGCGTGCGGTGGGGGAAATCCTCACAACGCGCCGTTCCCTGATGCTGCAAAGTTTTATCAAGGCCAGCTTTTGGGTGGTGGGTATTGCTGTGCCTTTGGCGTGGCTTTCCCTGACTCCGCCACACAGTATCGCCCTATTTGCCTTAGCGTGGTCTGCCTTGTTGGGTGGCTTTGTGTTTGGGGTGGGAGCTGCCTTCAATGGCGGTTGTGCTTTTTTCACCTTGTCGCGGCTGGTCGGTGGGGAACTCAAGTTGCTGTTCACCCTACTGGGGTTTGTGCTGGGATTTGTCTTGCACAGCCAGCTATTCCCGGCTTTCCATAGCCCGCCAGCCGCGCCGTTATTGGCGGTGTACCAACGCTTTGAATCCTCTTACTTGTTGTTATTGCTGCCCGTTTGGGGGTGGATGGCGTATGAACTGTGGCGTTTGTGGGCAAGCCGCCCGGCAGGTATGACGTGGTTGCAACGGCTGTTGGCAGACCAATACCGCCTGTCTACAGGCGCATTCCTGTTTGGGGTGAGTAATGCGGTGCTGATTTCCATCTGGGGCGGTTGGTCATACCCCGGTACGTTGTACGGATTGGTGACACATCCTGTCATTGGCAGTGTGGATGTTACCCGTTTGCTGCTGTTTGCGGCCTTGCTGGGCGGTATGGTGTTTTCAGCCTTGCAACGCCGCAGTGTGCGTTGGCGGTTCGATAGCCCCCGGCAATGGCTGGTGCATTTGCTCAGCGGTTCATTGATGGGGGTTGGGATTGCGATGACCCCCGGTGGCAATACCGGCCTGTTGCTGGAAGGGATACCGATGCTGTCACCCCACGCGATTCCCGCTTACCTTGCGATGATGGTCGGGGTAGCGGCGGTGCTGATGCTGAAAATGGCACTCTTTAAGCAGCCGATGAACGTGGATTGCCGGGGGGATGTGGTGCAAACCGAGAATACCCAACTGTAACAATCAGTCAGCAGGTCGGGTATGCCGCTGATACAGTCGCTGGGGTTTGGGCGTTTCCCGTGGGGAAATGACACTCACGCACAGTTTGTCACACGACAGGTTGCCGGGGCCAAACACAAACAGGACTAACAGCATCCCGCCCCAGATAACGTGTTGCAACAGGCCAGCAGCACCAGCAGGCGTAAATAAATAAGGGTAGGAAAATACCGCCAATAGGTTAAAGGCGAACAGCACCAAAGCCGCAGGGCGGGTCAGCGCCCCGAACGCAACCAGCACCGGCAGGGTCAGCTCAATACCTGTCCACAGGGCGGCGGCCAGTTCCGGTGCGAATAACGGCACACGGTACTCTTCGCGGAACACGGAAAGCGTGGCTGCCCAGCTTTGGAGTTTGACCGAACCATCGACAAAGAAAGCCCAGCCAACGTACAGGCGGAAAGCCAATAACAGCAAGGGTTGCAAGGCGTACTGGGTGAATGGGCGTTCTGCCATCAGGTATGTCCGTATGTGTAGCCGCATGGGTGTCTCCCTCCGTTAAACCATACACGTTGTACGGTCAGAAACAGCAAGGGGATGCAACAGGGCATAAAAAAATAACAGTTCAGCGAGAATAAAAGGGAGGAGCTATGCGAGAGATCAGCCACTGGTTAACCTTAAGTGGGCGCGGCAACGCCGAGGCGTTTCAACAACTGTACCAGCACACATCACCGCAATTGTACCGGGTGTGTTTGCAATTATTGGATGATCCCGATAAAGCCGAAAAAGTGTTGGCAGCGGGGTTTGTACAAGTGTGGCGGCGTTCCCGCCATTATGACCCGCAACGGGATGCGGCAATGCCCTGGCTGTTGCGCACCTTTCAGCGGGCAGCACGCCAATAAATAGAAAAAGGCACTCATCCGGCAGTGTGTGGAGAGTTCACAGCCGGAAAGTGCCTGTGGAGCGAAACCTTAGTCGCGACTCAAGCGGCGACTCAGCGGGAAATCCAACGACCACTTACCGGGGCCGAACACGAACACCGTCCAAAGCATTGCGCCCCACACGACGTGTTGCCAGAAGCCCCCCGCCCCTTCAATCGTGAACAGATACGGATAAGAAAGCACCGCCACAATATTAAACACAAACAATCCCAAGGCGGCTGGGCGGGTCAAAAGCCCTACTGCCAGCAATACGGGCAACACCAATTCTGCCGCTGTTCCCAAATACGCCGCTAATTCGGGTGACAAGAAAGGCACGGTATACTCATCTTCAAACAGATAAATAGTACTTGCCCAACTTTGGATTTTCGTCAAGCCGGATGCAAAAAACACCCAAGCCACGTATACACGAAAACCCAGTAATGTCAGCGGTTTTACCAGCCAATCCAAAGGCCAGCATTCGCCCATCAGAAAACTGGGTAAAGTAATGGGATTTTTCATAGCAAACTCCTCACATTTTCGATCTTATTTATTAATAATCAAAGTTCATGTTTAAAAAACCCATCCCACCTTACCGAGTGTCTGTGGAGGTATTGGGATGGGAAGCTTGGTGCGTGAAATCAACAAGAAACCAATGGCTTATTTTAAAATATACTTAATCACGCAGCGGAGTGGACATGATCCGCATGACCCAACAACATCCGATAGCTCACTCCCAACACTGCACCAAAAATAACGTGCAACATCAAAGTTGCGACGGGAGCCATCATGCCAAAATTAAGACCGAACAAACCCGCGCCCATCATCGGCATTAACATCAGCATCATTACCAACCAGCCAATAACCCCCAGCACCATACCTTTCACAAGCAAAGAACTCCCCGGTAACATACCGTGGAATACACTCAACGCAACACCATAACCTGCCCCCACCATAAAATGCATAGCCCACCCCATCATGATTGCGCCGCCCATCATGCTTGCTAACATTTTTATAATATCCATTTCCGGTAACATGCCCATGCTGTTTTTCATGACCATTAAAATAGACAGTACGACCGTAGCAACCAAGCCAGCTACAATGCCTTTGGATACGTTATTCATAAAATAATCTCCTCAGTGGTGTATTGAATGGCTTACGTTGACCGTTATTAATGGGCGCAAGCCATGTATTATGATTTTCAACCTTGATCACTCAGCACATCGAACCATGCGCTGGAGTCGTTGCTATTGCGCTCAAAGCTGGAGGCGTTATTACTGGCACTCGGTTGCGGGCAGGCATTCGCCGCAGCCGTAGAAAATAAACCCGAAAAAGTTAGCGCCATTAATAGCAGGGCTGATGCTTTTATCGCTTTCATGATACGTCACCTCGTTAAACAGATTATTGAATGAAGGAGTTAGTGTTTTGATTCACCTCCTCCTTGGGGTGATATACGCGCCAAATCGGATAGCAGATGCAGGAAACGTGAAATCTGTCTACAATCGGTTTTTTCCTGTGTGGCGTGCATCCAACAGCAGCCTACCGACGTATAAGAATGCATAAGGAACATCATGGAACCACTGAACGAACTGCTGCAACGCAGCGGGCAGGGCGATGCAGCCGCCTTCCGGCAACTGTATGACGTAACGTCCCCGCGTTTGTTTGCGCTGTGCAAA
This window harbors:
- a CDS encoding carboxymuconolactone decarboxylase family protein, which codes for MSREKMLTLEGINHASASGRSKEVLDTALAQVGFIPNMYANMVNQSAVLDMYLHGYALFREESGFTPPEQEVVFLTISHENNCEYCVAAHSMLAVMKSGVAKDVVASVCTGEPLADARLSALETFTRAMVKTRGNPARADLDAFLAAGYTEQQVLSIVLAISVKVLSNYSNHLFNTEIDGMFAPFKR
- the dsrE2 gene encoding sulfur carrier protein DsrE2, encoding MTAAAQTDPAGFDKALFDQWFDERFQHKMEEREANHIPSMTIIATKGTLDMAYPPFILAATAAALGWDVAVFFTFYGLNLLKKDLDLKISPLGNPAMPFKLPTGPQWLRETNLPIPNLLMAGLPGFESIATHFMKQTMQQKGVASIEELRELAVEAGVKLVACQMTVDLFTYEKSDFIPDIHDWVGAASFLPLAQKADVNLFV
- a CDS encoding TetR/AcrR family transcriptional regulator; the protein is MNIATDTRQRLINSASDLLYARSYGHVGVKEICDAAGVQKGSFYHFFPSKQDLALSVLDEHYVALKENIFTRAFRPEYPPLERISKLVENIYAFQKRVKEQTGKALGCPYGNIASELGSVDEPIRQHTVTLFKRIEAEIHACLEEAVSKGDIPPLDTAASARAMFAYIEGMLLMAKARNDPEVIRELGSAILGIRVG
- a CDS encoding YeeE/YedE thiosulfate transporter family protein, coding for MLLTLSILLAAILGFAAHRAGMCSVRAVGEILTTRRSLMLQSFIKASFWVVGIAVPLAWLSLTPPHSIALFALAWSALLGGFVFGVGAAFNGGCAFFTLSRLVGGELKLLFTLLGFVLGFVLHSQLFPAFHSPPAAPLLAVYQRFESSYLLLLLPVWGWMAYELWRLWASRPAGMTWLQRLLADQYRLSTGAFLFGVSNAVLISIWGGWSYPGTLYGLVTHPVIGSVDVTRLLLFAALLGGMVFSALQRRSVRWRFDSPRQWLVHLLSGSLMGVGIAMTPGGNTGLLLEGIPMLSPHAIPAYLAMMVGVAAVLMLKMALFKQPMNVDCRGDVVQTENTQL
- a CDS encoding DoxX family protein gives rise to the protein MRLHIRTYLMAERPFTQYALQPLLLLAFRLYVGWAFFVDGSVKLQSWAATLSVFREEYRVPLFAPELAAALWTGIELTLPVLVAFGALTRPAALVLFAFNLLAVFSYPYLFTPAGAAGLLQHVIWGGMLLVLFVFGPGNLSCDKLCVSVISPRETPKPQRLYQRHTRPAD
- a CDS encoding sigma factor; the protein is MREISHWLTLSGRGNAEAFQQLYQHTSPQLYRVCLQLLDDPDKAEKVLAAGFVQVWRRSRHYDPQRDAAMPWLLRTFQRAARQ
- a CDS encoding DoxX family protein, whose amino-acid sequence is MKNPITLPSFLMGECWPLDWLVKPLTLLGFRVYVAWVFFASGLTKIQSWASTIYLFEDEYTVPFLSPELAAYLGTAAELVLPVLLAVGLLTRPAALGLFVFNIVAVLSYPYLFTIEGAGGFWQHVVWGAMLWTVFVFGPGKWSLDFPLSRRLSRD
- a CDS encoding DUF6789 family protein, producing MNNVSKGIVAGLVATVVLSILMVMKNSMGMLPEMDIIKMLASMMGGAIMMGWAMHFMVGAGYGVALSVFHGMLPGSSLLVKGMVLGVIGWLVMMLMLMPMMGAGLFGLNFGMMAPVATLMLHVIFGAVLGVSYRMLLGHADHVHSAA